The sequence below is a genomic window from Sorangiineae bacterium MSr12523.
CCCGCGTGCTCCTCCGCGGCATCCGCGACATCGGCGCGGAGCACCTGCGCGCGGGCGCTCCATCCGTGCTCGGCGGCGTTGCGCTCGGCATGGGCGGCGGCCTCTGGGTCGATCTCCACGAAAACCACGCGGTGCACGGCGTGCAGGGCCAGCAGCGAAAGGCCCACCGCGCCGGCCCCCGCGCCTAGATCGAACGCGACCGCGCGCGTGTTCGTGCGCCCTTCCGTTGGCGCCGCCGCGAAGCGCGCCAGGTGAAAGGCATCGACATTGGCCCGGTAGCCTGCCCCGCGCGCCGGTTGGTGAACGAGCAAACCCTCGAGTTTCACGCTATCTCTTCCGCATGGTGCATCTGCAGCCGCCCAAGACGCAAGCCACTCGGCCCGAGGAGGCCATCGTGGCGCGGGCGCGCGAGATGGGCTTCGACGCGGTCGGCTTTGCGCGGGCCGATCTTCCGCTGGAGGCCGACTTCGCGCATTACCGGGCCTTCATCGACCAGGGCATGCACGGCGAGATGTCCTGGCTCGCCGAAAATGCCGAGGTGCGCGCCGTCGCGACGGGGGAAGGCATGCTCGCGGGGGCCCGCAGCGTCATCTGCCTGGCCCGCCGCTACCAGCGCCCGCGCGAGGACGAGGAACGCGATGCGCCGCTGGCCCGCACGGTGGCGCGGTATGCGCGCGGGAGCGACTACCACAATCACCTGCGGCGCAAGCTTCGCAAGCTGGCCGCCTTCGTCCGGCGGCTCGGCACGGAGGAGGCTCCCGTGTTCGCGCGGCCGCTCTGCGACGATGCCCCCATTTTGGAGCGCGCCTGGGCGGCCCGCGCGGGGCTCGGCTTCATCGGCAAAAATGGGTTGCTCATCGTTCCCGGCCAAGGCTCCATGGTGCTGCTCGGCGAGGTGCTCACCACCTTGCCGCTCACGCCCGGGGTGCCCATGGCGGAGCGCTGCGGAAGCTGCACACGGTGCCTCGAGGCCTGCCCCACGGACGCGTTCGTGCGGCCCTTCGTGCTCGATGCGCGCCGGTGCATCGCATACCTGACCATCGAGCACCACTCGGACATTGCCGAGGAGTTTCGTGCGCCCATCGGCGAGCACCTCTTCGGCTGCGACGACTGCCAGACCGTGTGCCCGTTCAATGCGTCGAACAAGCAGCGCGCCCCAGCCCAAGGGCCGTTCCGGCCGCTCGAGGCGTGGAGCTCCCTCGACTTGACGACCCTTCTCGAGCTTCGCGGCGAGGACGACGAGGCCACCCAGGCCGTCTGGGCGCGTCTCGCCGGAAGCCCCGTGCGGCGTGCGACCGCCGAAGGCCTCGCGCGCAATGCGGCGCTGGTCCTCGGCAACCGCGGGGATGCCGAGGCGCTGCCGGTATTGCGGCGTGCGGCGGCGGCACACCCCTCCGCCATGGTGCGAGAGACCGCAGGTTGGGCCGTGCGGCTCTTGGAAGGGTGTAGGGGTTAGGGTTTAGATGAGAAGAGGCAGTAGGATCATCTAACCGTCATCTCTCCCCTAAACCCTAAACCCTCTCCCCTAAACCCTCAAAACCCATCGACCGGCCATAAGGACTATGATGAAGATCACCATGTCGGCGGGTAAAACGACGGCTTTCGTTGCCTGCGCACTGGCGCTTTCGTGTGCACCCGGACCGGCACTTTTTGTGCACACTGCACGCATTGGGCAGGCGTCGCAGCCCGAGATGGGGCAGCCGGTCAGCTTCGGCAACATCACCCGGCCCGATCAGGCAGGGCATCCCAAGTCGGACTTTGCCCTGCTGAGCAACCAGGAAGATTGGGACCTCTTTTTCGCGGACCATCCGCAGCACGCCCAGTCGCGCTCCGTCGATTTCAAGCGGCACGTGGTGCTGGCGTCGTACGTCGCCGAGCCGGATGCCTCGCAGCTCGAGACGACGCAGGTCATCGACAACGGCTCCGCCTTCCACGTGTACATGCGTGAGGTCTTTCCCGGCGATGGCTGCAAGCCTCACATGGGCCAGAGGGCCTATGAGCTCATCACCTTGCCCAAGTCGAAAAAGCCGGTCCACGTGCACGTGGACTCGGTGCGCGGGGCGGCGTGCGGCGCGTCGGTCGGGGCGACCATGGCCTGCCACCTCAACTCGGACCCGAAGTGGGGCGGCGGCAACCTGGTGGCCAAAGCGGGTGATGTCGTCGAGTGCAAGGCGTCGATTCAGGCGGGCGGGCGGCTCGTCGTGGACCGCACCTGGCTGCTCACCGAGGCGCCCAAAGGCTCGGTGACCAAGCTGCAGTTCCAGGATGGCGGGGCCTCGGTGCGCTTTCCGGTGGACGTCTTCGGGCGCTACCGCGTGCGCGTCGAGGTGACCGACGAGGACAGCAAACGGGGCGTGGCGCAAACCTTGGTCGATGCGGCGGTGGGCGAGGGCACCTTCGTCGAGATGGCCTGGTCGAACTTCGAGCTGTCCAGCGACGCCTCCAAGTTCCCCAAAGTGGAGCTTCACGCCACCGACGTGCCAGGCGCACCGGCGGCGAAGCACGATTGCTCCGTGGTGACGGGCGGGGTCGATCGCCCGGCTTGGTGCGAGGTGCAGACCCACGCGGCGTCGACCTTGCTGCGCCTTCACAAAGAGCCGCCGGGCCGCTTTGCGGTGCATGTCAAATACGTGAGCGAGCGCACCGATGCGTCGCCCGTTCTCTGCGTGCGGACCTTGTCCGGCGGCGCGGTCGTCACCGAAGGCTGCGACGCGGTATCGCGAAAAGCGGGCGCCGTCTGGGACCTGGGCATGATGGACGAGGCCAGCGGCGGCTTCGATGGCCGTGCCATCCTTGGCAAGAACGGCGTGGCGAACATCGAGCTGGATCAGTCACTGCCCGCGGGCGTGCTCGCGCTGCCCGATTTGGAGCGGCGCTACGTGGCGCGTTACTACTTCGACGCGCAGCCGGCCGAGGGCTTCCGACTCGCGGTGACGGGAGGCGCGGCCGCGCCCGAGGTGTGGGCCATCGTCGCGGATGGTCCGTACGCCGAGTGGGATCGCAAGTTCGGGCCGGGGCCAGCGCCGCCGGCGATTTCGAAGGCGGCCGTGGTGGCCGCACGGGCGGGCGCCAAGGTGAAACTCATCGTCATCGAGTCGCCCCGCGTGACCACGAAGCAGGGGCTCGGCGTGGGAAGCTCGCTGGCCGACATCACGGCGAAGCTCGGACCGAAGTCGCCATTCCCGGTGGCGGCGCTGTTTGGCAAGGACGAGTGCGCTGTTAGCGACGGAAATGTGCGCTTCTCCTTTGCCACGTGCGAAGAGGCGCGCGCCGGCGGCCGCGTGACGCGTGTCGTCATGGGAACGCCGACTCCAAAATAGGGTTTTTCGAAAAGAGAGTTCTTCGGAATTTTTCGGAAATAGAGCTTACGGAAGTAGGATTTGCGCGTCAGCGGCCGTGTTAGAAGGCGCCATGCGTTTTCCCCGCCGTACATCTCTTTTCGTTACCGCCGTTGTCTCCGCTGCATGCGGTGGCGAAGCGGCGAACGTTCCCCCCGAACCACCGCCGGCAACTGCGACCGCCGCCTCCGCCCCGGGCCCTGCAGCCAGTGCTCCCAAGAAAGAGGAAGCCCCGCTGCAGCTTGCCGAGAGCGACGAGGGCATGTGGACGCTGGATCGATTTCCCACCGAGCGTGTGGCCAAGCTGCATGGCTGGGGACCCACGAAGGAGTGGCTCGATCGCATCCGTCCGCGGGCGGTGAAGATCGCCCTCGGTTGCTCCGGCAGCATCGTCTCGGGGAGCGGCCTCGTGATGACCAACCATCACTGCGTCGCGGATTGCGTCGGCCAGCTCTCCAAGAAGGGCCGCGATTACATTGCGCAGGGCTTCTACGCGAAGACCGAGGCCGAGGAGCTGAAGTGCCCCGACTACGAGATCGACCAGCTCGCGTCCGTGACGGACGTCACGTCGCGCGTCGGCGAGGCCACCAAGGGCGTCGCCGAGTCCGAGTTCGTCGCCAAGCAGCGCGCCGCGATGGCCGCGATCGAGAAGGAGTGCACGACCGGCGAGGGCGTACGCTGCGACGTCATCAGCCTGTACAACGGCGGGCAGTACCAACTGTACAAGTACCGCCGCTTCACCGATGTGCGCCTGGTGCTCGCACCCGAGCGCGGGGCGGCCTTTTTCGGCGGCGATCCGGACAACTTCAACTTCCCGCGCTACGACTACGACGTCTCGTTCGTGCGGCTCTACGACGGCAACAAGCCGGTGAAGACCGAGGAGCGATTCCGCTTCTCGGCCACGGGCCCCAAGCAGGGCGAGCCCATTTTCATCACCGGCCACCCCTACTCGACGCAGCGCCTGTACACGGTCGCGCGCCTGGAGTTCCTCCGCGACGTCGAACTGCCGGACAAGATTCGCCAGGCCTCCGAACTTCGCGCCATGCTCATCGAGTTCGGCAAACGGAACGCCGAGTCGAAGCGCATTGCCGACATCTTGCTCTTCGACGTGGAGAACGGCATCAAGGTGTACAACGGGCAGTTCGAAGCGCTGTCCGACAAGGAGTTCTTCGGCAAGAAGGTGAAGGACGAGCAGGCCCTTCGCAACTACGTGGCCTCGCACCCGGATCTGCAGAAGACCGTCGGCGATCCGTGGGAGGCGATTGCGCGCGCCCAGGTGGAGATGCGCAACATCTTCGTCTCGTACCGGATGCTCGAATCGATGACGAACCACTCGACCTTGCTGCCGCTGGCGCGCCACCTGGTGCGCGCGGCCGAAGAAATGTCGAAGCCTAACGCGGAGCGTCTGCGCGAGTACTCGGATGCGAAGCTGCCCGCGCTGAAAGAAGAGCTCTTCTCGACGGCGCCCATCTACGACGAGCTGGAGTCGCGGCTCCTCGAGCAGAAGCTTCTCTGGATGCGCGGTGCACTCGGGCCGGACGATCCGGCGGTGCAGCATGCGCTGGGCAAGGACGCGCCGGAGCAGCTGGCTGCGGCGCTCGTGCGCGGCACCAAGCTGAAGGACATCAAGGTGCGCAAGGCGCTGTTCGAGGGCGGAAAAGCCGCCATCGAGAAGTCGACCGATCCGCTGATCCAGTTCGTGCGGCGCACCGATGCCGACGCGCGCGCCGTGCGCAAGATCTACGAGGAGAAGGTCGAGGGCGTGGTGAAGAAGAACGGTGAGCTCGTGGGGCGTGCGCACTTCGCGGCGTATGGCCAGACGACGTACCCGGATGCCACAGCGACGTTGCGTGTCAGCTTCGGCGAGCTCAAAGGCTGGGAAGAGCGTGGAAAGCTGGTCAACCCCATCACGAACTTCGGCGGTATGTACGAGCGGCAGACGGGCAAGGATCCCTTCGCCCTGCCGAAGCGCTGGCTCGATGCAAAGGGCAAGCTCAATGCGTCCACGCCGTTCAACTTCAGCTCGACCCACGACATCATCGGCGGCAACTCCGGCTCACCGGTGATCGACAAACAAGGCGAGATCGTGGGAATCGTCTTCGACGGGAACATCCACTCCTTGGGTGGCGCCTACGGGTACGATCCCAAGAACAACCGCGCCGTGTCGTTGCACAGCGCGGCGCTCTTGGAAGCGCTCGACAAGGTTTACGGCGCCAGCCGGATTTTGGCGGAGATCAAGCAGTAGTCGTTTCGGGGCACGCGTCATCCTCGCGCTCGCGTGACGCGTGGGACGGAAATCGCCGCAGCATGAACATCGTCATCACGGCGGTGGCTGCGGCGATGACCGCGCAGAGCGCGAGGGTCGATTGAAAGGCTTGCCCGAAGGCTTCCCGGGCCGTGTCGAGCAAGTTGGAGGCCGCCTCGGACGAGTGGGCGGAGAGGCGTGCGGCTTCGGCGGTGGCGCCGCCCAGTGTATCTTGGGCGGCCCGACGCGCTTCGTCGCTGACGCCGTCGAGCGGCGCATGGGCCATGATTCCGCGGTAGATGGCGGTGCCGATGCTGCCGAACACCGCGATGCCCAGGGCACCGCCCAGTTCCGCGCTCGTTTCCGACAGCGCGGCGGCCGCACCTGCGCGCTCGGGTGGCGCGGCGCCGACGACGAGATCCGTCCCCAAGGTGAAGACGGGCGCGAGGCCGAGGGAGAACGTCACCGTGCCGAGCACCATGCCGGCAAGGCCGAGTGTGCCGATCTGCGTGAGGATCGCGTAACCGATGGCCGCGAGAACGAGGCCGCCGCCCATGAGGAAAGCGGGGCGCGTTTTGCGTGCGAGCACGGGCGCCGCCAGGGATCCGACCACGAAGCCCCCGGACCACGGGAGGGTCCAGATGCCCGCGGAGAGCGGGGAAAGGCCGAGCACCAACTGCAAATACTGCCCGAGAAAGACGTACGATCCGAAGGCGACCGAGCAGCCCAGCATGAACGTGGCCAGCGAGGCAACGAACGCCGGTGCACGGAAAAGCTGAAAATCGATGAGCGGATCCTTCAGGTTTCGCTGGCGTCGCGCAAAGGCGATGGCCATCACCAGCCCGCCCGCGATGCACGCGATCGGTAGCCCGCTGGCCCCGTCCTGCGCGAAGATTTTCACGCCGTAGATGATCGGCAGCACGGCCATGAGCGAGAGCACGGCGCTCCAGAGATCCAGCGGGCGGGCGGTGGGATCGCGGTATTCGGGAAGCAGGATCGGACCGACCGCGAGCAGCAGGAGCATCACCGGTACGCCGACGAGAAAGACCGAGCCCCACCAGAAATGTTGAAGCATGACGCCGCCGACGAGCGGGCCGATGGCCCCGCCCACCGAGTAGCTCGAGATCCAAACGCCGATGGCGGTGGTGCGCTCGTTGGCGTCCTGGAACATGTGCCGAATGAGCGACAAGGTCGACGGCGCCAAGGTGGCCCCCGCAACACCGAGCACGGCGCGTGCGGCGATGAGCGTGGCGGGGCTCGTGGAGAAGGCCGCGAGCACGGAGGCGGCCCCAAAGCAGGCCGCGCCGACGAGGAGCAGACGCCGCCGCCCGATCCTGTCGCCCAAATTGCCCATGGTGACGAGCATGCCGGCGATGAGGAAGCCGTAGATGTCCACGATCCAGAGCAACTCCGAGCTGCTCGGCGCAAGCTCCGCGCTGAGGCGTGGGAGCGCCAAGTTCAGCACCGTGAGGTCCATCGAATAGAGGAGGCACGGCAGTGCAATCACGGCGAGCCCAATCCACTCGCGCCGTCCGGCCTTCTCGCTCATCTCTGTCTGCATCGCGTCCTCCTTCCCTTAGGTCGAACGAGGAAGGTGCGAATCGACAAAAGGGGCGATTTTTTTAAGCGGTTGCCTCGAGCGATTGCCAAAAGTCCGCCAAATCGGCGGGAAGTGGTGAATCGATGGCCAGCTCGGCGCCGGTGATGGGATGCGGCAGGGCAATGCGCGCGGCATGCAACGCGTGGCGTGGCAGCTCGAGCAAGGCGCGGTGCTCGTCGGTGAGCTCCCCATCGGCGGCCAGCGCAAAGAAGGACTCGTCCGGGCCGTACAACTTGTCGCCGACGATGGGCGTTCCGTAGCTCTGCAGGTGGACGCGGATCTGGTGCTGGCGCCCCGTTTCCAGATCGCAGCGGATCAAAGCATAGCTGCGATTGTCGCGCTCGCGCACGCTGAGGACCTGAAAGCCGGTGGCGGCCGACTGCGCATGGTCGGTGCGCCCGATGCGCATCTTCACTTTGTAGCGGCCCTCGAGGTCCAGCTCGAGCGGAAGCTCGCAGCGAAAGGCACTCGTCTCCGGGGAGGGGACGCCCCACGTGATGGCAAGGTACGATTTGTCGACCTCGTCGCGCTCTTCGAAGAGCCGCTTGACCGCGCGATCGCACTCGCGCGTCTTGGCCAGCAGAATGATGCCGCTGGTCTCGCGGTCGATGCGGTGGGCCAGCGTGATGAACTCCTTGGGGCGCTCGGCCTGCAGAAGCTTGATGAGCGTGTTCTTGTAGTAGCGCGCGGTGGGATGCACCGGCAGCATCGGCGGCTTGTCGATGGCCAGCAGGTGGTCGTCTTCGTAGAGAATGGGAAGATCGACGGGCACCTCCGTCTCGTCCCACGGCGGGCGCCAGAGGAGAATCGTCTGGTGCGCGCGAACGCGGTCGTTGGGCCAGAGGCGGCGGCCGCTCTCGTCGTAGGCCGATAACCGGATGATCTGCTGGGTGCGCGTGCGGCTGGTGCGCCGGAGCTGGCTCTGGACGAACAGGTCCAACCGCGCGCCGGCAGCCTCCGGCGGAACGCGGAAGGCGCTCACCACGGAGCCTTCGGGCACCCCTTCGGGGCGCGAATAGAAATCAGCGGCGTTTTGGAGGCGGGTCAAGCTTGAATCGAGTGATCTCTACCACAGAGGTCGTGGTAGAAGCTTGCCCCGATGGAAATCCTCTTTTTGTCGACGGAACTAGCCCCGTTCGTCAAAGTCGGCGGCCTTGCCGACGTGGTGGCGGCGCTGCCCAAGGCGCTGCGTGCGCTCGGGCATCGCGTCACCATCGTGCTGCCGCGCTTTCCGGCGTTCGAGCAGGGGCTCATGTTCGCGCGACGGCTGACGCCGCTCACGTTTTCGCTGGGCGATCGCACCTTCGAGGTGACCGTGTTCGACGGGCGGCTGCCTTCGCAGATCGACCTGGTGCTGATCGACGTGCCCGGCCTCTACGATCGCCCCGGGGTGTATGGCGAGCGCGGCGAGGACTACGCCGACAATGCGCTGCGCTTCGCGGTGCTGTCGCGCGCCGCCGCCGAGATTGCGGCCCAGCGGGCTCGCTCGGGGGCGCCGTTCGACATCGTGCACGCCCACGATTGGCCGACCGGCCTCGTTTCGGCGTACCTGCCGGAGCTGCTGCCCGAGGGCGCGAAGACGCGCTCGGTGTTCACCATCCACAACGTCGCGCATCAGGGCGTCTTCCCCAAGGAGACGGTCCCGCAGCTCGGCTTCGACTGGGGGCGCTTTACCGTCGATGGGCTGGAGTTTTATGGCAAGACCAACCTGTTGAAGCAGGCGATCCTCTCGGCCGACGTGGTCACCACCGTGAGCGCGACGTACGCGCAGGAACTGGTCACCGAAGGGCAGGGCTACCAACTCGAGGGCGTGATTCGTTCGCGCGCGCCCATCACCGGCATCGTCAACGGTGTCGACTACGCCGTGTGGAATCCGGCGACGGACACCGCGATCGCCGCGCGTTACGATGCGGAAGACGCCTCGAACCGCGCGCGGTGCCGTGGGGCACTGCTGCACGAGCTCGGGTTCCCGGTGGACACGACGGGCGGCATCGTGGCCTTCGTGGGCCGGCTGGTTGCGCAGAAGGGCGTCGATCTGCTGCTCGAGGCGATTCCGCGGCTTTTGCGCGGGACGGAATCGGTGGTGGTCATCGCCGGCGATGGCGACGAGGCAACGGTGGCGCGCATCACGCAGCAGGCGGAGCGCTCGCACGGGCGCGTGGTGTTCGCGCGCGCGGCGAGTGAGCCGCTCGTGCACCGCATCTTCGCGGGCGCGGACATCGTCGCCGTGCCGAGTCGGTACGAGCCGTGTGGGCTGGTGCAGCTCTACGCGCAGCGCTATGGCGCGGTGCCGGTGGTGCGTGCGACGGGCGGGCTCGTCGACACCGTGGTCGATTGCGATGCGGCGCTGGAGACGGGGACGGGGTTCGTCTTCGAGGAGCCCACCGGCGAAGCGTTGCTCAACGCCATCGAGCGGGCGCTGGCCGCGCGGGAAAGCGAGGAGTGGCCTCGCCTGGTGCGGCGGATCATGCGCCTTGATCGAGGATGGGAACGGCCGGCTCGTCGCTATGAACAGGTATATCGGTCTCTTTCTCCGGCGGGGGCGGCGGGGGCCACGTGACCGGCCCCTCGCGGCGCGCGGAGAAGCTATGCGCGCTGTCGAGGGAACGCAGCGCGCGGGCGAGCCAAGACGCCCGCAGCGCCACGCGTGAGAGCACGATGGCCTGGTGCACGACGAAGAGCGCGACCAGGGCCACCCCGGGGCGGCCGCCCAGGCGTGCCGCCACCAGCGCGCCGAGGGCGACGAGTCCCCACGATACGAGGGCGCGCCACACGTAGGACCAGCACTCGCCCACCGGGTGGAGCGCCATGGCCTTCCACGCGAGGACGATGGCGCGCCCCGTCTTGGCGCGAAAGCGAACCACGGCGGCCCGCGCCATGTCGTGCAAGATGCCCACGAAGCAGGGCACGAGGAGGCCCACCGCGGTGACGCCGAGGCCGAGCATATCCGCGCGCGGCTCGCCCCCGACGTGGTGGCCCTCGGCGTACGTCCCGGCGACGGCGGTGCCGAGCGCCATGACGGCCGCAGCCGACGTGACGATGGCGATGGCCGAGAGCACGAGCAGCCCGGCCATGGGGGTGAAGCTGCCAAGGACGTGGGGCCAAAGCTGACGGAGTCGCGGCGCACGACGATCCCGGGTGGCGTGCATCATGGACGCCATGAGCGCGGCAAGCGGCAAGAGGCCGAGCACCAGCGCCGCGGGCACGAGCACCGTCATATGGCCGACCACGGCCGGCAGCGCGCGCTGGCCGTGCATGAGAAAATCGGCCAACTCGAGCGCGCCCGCGCGAAAGAGGACACCGTCGCCGTCGGGGTGCGTTCCATAGGCGCGTGCGGCCATGCGCCCGATGGGCCACGCAATGGCGAAGGCCCAGACGGCCTCCCATGCCCACATGAGCAGGATCATCCAGGGGCGATGGCGCGCGCGCATGGCGTCGTTCGCGAGCAGGACCAAATCAGCGGATTCCGTGGTGCGATCCATGGCGGTGGTTCTTAAGGCGCGACGAGCTGCAAGAGCAGCTCGGCCCAATACGTGGTGCGTTCCAAGGTGCGGGTGGGCATGTGCGCGGATACCAAGGTGCCGCGGTGGTTGTTCGCGCGATCTTCATCGAGCAAAACGCGGTTTTCCGGATCGACCACCGCGGCCTCGAGCGGGACGTTGCCGTCGTAGGGCACGCGGAAGTCGTCCCCGTGCCCATCCCAGTGCACGCGCTTTCGCGAGCCATCTTCGAGCACGAGGTCGATGTCCACGGGCAAATTCAGTGTCCCGCGCCGCGTGATGAGCGCCCACCCGTCGTAGCGGTCGTTGGCGAATGCGCTTTGCGCCACCGTTTCGCGGTGGCCATCCCGATCGTAGATGCCCGCGGCGGTTTTCTTGCGGCGGCTCGCCAGATCGGTGACCTCGTAGTCGACCCATCCTTTGTCGAAGAGCGCCGCGCGCAGGTTTTCCGAGGCGCCCTGGCCGACCACCTCCGTGAAGCAGGCGAGGAAGTCCTCGGGCGTGGGGTGCCGAAAGCGCCACCTCCGTGCATACAGGCCCATGGCCTTTCGGACGATGTCGTCCCCGTAAACGCGGCGAATCGTCTCCACGATGGCCGCCGTGCGCGCGTAGACCAGCCCCCCATAGTTCCATCCGGTGGAGAAGGCATACGCGGGCTGCGCGACCGGTTCCTCGTGGGCGAGGTAGTTCCCGAAGACGGCCTGCGTGGTGACGTCGCTCACTTTGAAGCCAAACACGTCCGCCAGCGAGCCCACGCCGAGGTACGCATCGAGGGCGTCTTGCTGCGCGAAGGAGTTGAGCCCTTCGTCGAGGAAGGGCCACTTGACCTCGTTGCTGGCCAGAAGCCCATAGAAGTACTCGTGGCCGTACTCGTGGATCACCATGCTCTCGGCGGAGCTCACGCCGGGCGGGCCATACCAGGGAGCGCCGGTGGTGATGAGCGTCGGGTATTCCATGCCGCCGGCTTCTTGCGCGCGGCGCGGTGGGTGGACCACCGTCAACAGCGGGTACGGATAGCGCCCGTAGCGTTGGTTGAAGTAGGGAATCGTGAAGCGCAGGGCGGCCATCTGGCGCGAGGCGATGTACTCGAGCGCCGGCGGGTACAGCAGGGTCACCGCCACGCCTTCGATGGTGTCGCGCATCGTCTGAAAGCGGTCCCACGCGGTCCAGGCAAAGTCGTGCACGTCGGCCTGGACGTGCCGTTCGATGCGGCGACCGCCCTCGATGCGCGATTCGGTGGCCGTGCCGGTGGCGCCGAGCAGGAAGGCCTCGGGGACGTCCAGGGTCACGTCGTAGGTGCCGTAATCCGCGTAGAACTCGCCCAGGTGGTGAAAGGGAAAGTGCGCCCAGCGCCCGTCTTTCTCGAGCCGCGCGATCTTGGGAAACCACTGCGCGACCATGTGGAACGAGTCGTGGTAGCCGGTGCGCTCGACGATGGTGGGCAGCTTGTCGTCGAACGTGACCTCCAAGGTGATCGTTTCCCCCGGCGCCACCGGGCCAGGCAACGGCACGCGTGCGTCGGTTTCGTCTTCGTCATCCGGGCGGTGCAGCTCCGCCTGCGGCCACAGATCCACGGTGCCTTCCGGCGTGTCGCCGCGCAAGGCCAGGCGGCGCACGTCGATGTAGCCCCAATCTTCGGGGATGGTGCCGCCGCGCGCCCCTGCGCCGACGGGCTCGCGCATGAAGACGCTCTTTTCGTTCTTGAAGGCGTTCAAATAAAGGTGAAGCCAAAGCTCCGTTTGGGGCGTGTCGCTGGTGTTGCGCCACCTGATGGTTCCCGTCCCATGGACCGTGTGCGCGATGGGATCGAGCTTCGCCTCCAAGGTGTAGTCGACGACGTCCTCCGGGTGCTCGGGGAGGGGAACGTCGACGGCAAAAGGCTCCGCCACCGGGCGGCCCGTTTTTGCAGTGCCTTCTGCGGCTTCCGCGGCGCCGGACTCCGTGGTGGCCGACTCGGAGGCGGGCCACGATCCGGGAGCACATGCACCGAGACAAAGGACGAAAGCAAGCGAACGGGCAACGGTCACGGTGCGAGGTTATCCAATTTCGAGCGTTAGAAGAGCGTCAGTTGCGCCCCCTTTCGTACGGGTCGCTCGAAGGTGTCCGAAAATTTCACGTTGGACCAAGGGACGGCGTTTAGCCCGAGGCGGTTTGCGGTCCGCTCGAAAAGGGCGCCAATCATCTGGGCATAGTTCCCTTCGCCGCTTCCGCGCTTATGGAACTCCGATTGATAGAGCTGCCCCCCTCGGGTTTCACGGATGCGCCGCAGC
It includes:
- a CDS encoding M1 family metallopeptidase is translated as MTVARSLAFVLCLGACAPGSWPASESATTESGAAEAAEGTAKTGRPVAEPFAVDVPLPEHPEDVVDYTLEAKLDPIAHTVHGTGTIRWRNTSDTPQTELWLHLYLNAFKNEKSVFMREPVGAGARGGTIPEDWGYIDVRRLALRGDTPEGTVDLWPQAELHRPDDEDETDARVPLPGPVAPGETITLEVTFDDKLPTIVERTGYHDSFHMVAQWFPKIARLEKDGRWAHFPFHHLGEFYADYGTYDVTLDVPEAFLLGATGTATESRIEGGRRIERHVQADVHDFAWTAWDRFQTMRDTIEGVAVTLLYPPALEYIASRQMAALRFTIPYFNQRYGRYPYPLLTVVHPPRRAQEAGGMEYPTLITTGAPWYGPPGVSSAESMVIHEYGHEYFYGLLASNEVKWPFLDEGLNSFAQQDALDAYLGVGSLADVFGFKVSDVTTQAVFGNYLAHEEPVAQPAYAFSTGWNYGGLVYARTAAIVETIRRVYGDDIVRKAMGLYARRWRFRHPTPEDFLACFTEVVGQGASENLRAALFDKGWVDYEVTDLASRRKKTAAGIYDRDGHRETVAQSAFANDRYDGWALITRRGTLNLPVDIDLVLEDGSRKRVHWDGHGDDFRVPYDGNVPLEAAVVDPENRVLLDEDRANNHRGTLVSAHMPTRTLERTTYWAELLLQLVAP